Proteins from one methanogenic archaeon mixed culture ISO4-G1 genomic window:
- a CDS encoding amidohydrolase family protein, producing the protein MSPSQPKDFTSAGLLLENGETIPCTLHCEDGRAVIDLSEPDRYDFKAVLIKDMVNAHTHCGDYGLKVPPGMSLEELVAPPDGLKHRYLSRLSDDGLRENMTRFGMRSAELGSASFIDFREGGADGCRALRACCPDAVILGRPTSPEYDPEEVAEILSVADGIGIPSISDMDLGYIESVADDVRRARKTFAIHASERVREDIDTVLSLDPAFVVHMCEATDDDLSKCAEAEVPVVVCPSSNRYFGKETPIVRMLDAGVDVAVGTDNGMLCEPDIVSETRILAGMIAQQGGDPEDAWKCLSVVACKLLNRIRRMECEIRERYVTVIPQADSGADGLDSSSPFRVKMN; encoded by the coding sequence ATGAGCCCCTCGCAACCCAAGGATTTCACCTCCGCGGGGCTTCTGCTGGAGAACGGAGAAACCATTCCGTGCACGCTTCATTGTGAGGACGGGAGGGCTGTCATAGACCTTTCCGAACCTGACAGATACGATTTCAAGGCCGTTCTGATCAAAGACATGGTCAACGCCCACACCCATTGCGGCGACTACGGACTGAAGGTCCCCCCGGGGATGTCCCTGGAGGAGCTGGTTGCACCGCCGGACGGGCTCAAGCATAGGTACCTTTCGAGGCTCTCCGACGACGGGCTCCGGGAGAACATGACCCGTTTCGGCATGAGGTCGGCGGAGCTCGGATCGGCATCGTTCATCGATTTCAGGGAAGGGGGAGCGGATGGCTGCAGGGCTCTACGCGCATGCTGCCCGGATGCAGTCATATTGGGAAGACCCACATCGCCCGAATACGATCCGGAGGAGGTCGCCGAGATCCTGTCCGTCGCGGACGGCATCGGCATACCGAGCATCTCGGACATGGACCTCGGGTACATCGAATCCGTAGCGGACGACGTCCGCAGGGCCAGGAAGACCTTCGCGATACACGCGAGCGAGAGGGTCCGCGAGGACATCGACACGGTCCTTTCCTTGGATCCCGCTTTCGTCGTGCACATGTGCGAGGCCACCGACGACGACCTCTCCAAATGCGCGGAGGCGGAAGTGCCAGTCGTCGTATGTCCGAGTTCCAACAGGTACTTCGGGAAGGAGACCCCGATCGTCAGGATGCTCGATGCCGGGGTGGATGTGGCCGTAGGTACGGACAACGGCATGCTGTGCGAACCGGACATCGTCTCCGAGACCCGCATCCTCGCTGGAATGATCGCCCAGCAGGGAGGAGACCCAGAGGATGCCTGGAAGTGCCTTAGTGTAGTCGCGTGCAAGTTATTAAATCGCATAAGAAGGATGGAGTGCGAGATACGGGAACGGTACGTGACGGTCATACCCCAGGCAGACTCCGGGGCGGATGGCCTGGATTCATCATCACCGTTCCGCGTGAAGATGAATTGA
- a CDS encoding universal stress protein produces the protein MSFKKILVPTDGSEYTKPAIKQAVELAKLTGAEITALYVLDQTVLTNMPMDTAVMNVYKTLEKEGQDAVDYVTDLCKEAGVKVEVAVKEGTPVKVILDESNNYDVIVMGTLGRTGMSKLLMGSVAERVVRAASCPVMVVRAPEAN, from the coding sequence ATGTCATTCAAGAAGATCCTGGTACCAACCGACGGAAGCGAATACACGAAGCCAGCGATCAAGCAGGCGGTCGAACTGGCCAAGCTGACAGGTGCGGAGATCACCGCATTGTACGTACTCGACCAGACCGTGCTGACGAACATGCCCATGGACACGGCCGTCATGAACGTCTACAAGACCCTGGAGAAGGAAGGTCAGGATGCGGTAGATTACGTCACCGACCTCTGCAAGGAGGCAGGCGTGAAGGTCGAGGTGGCCGTCAAGGAGGGAACCCCCGTGAAGGTCATCCTGGACGAGTCCAACAACTACGACGTCATCGTCATGGGAACCCTCGGAAGGACAGGAATGTCCAAGCTCCTGATGGGAAGTGTCGCGGAGAGGGTCGTTAGGGCCGCCTCCTGTCCCGTCATGGTTGTAAGAGCTCCGGAGGCTAACTGA
- a CDS encoding CBS domain-containing protein, whose protein sequence is MAKTVADIMVPAPIVVEVPGTRNDAINMMVRNKLTGLPVVRASDGQLMGIVSRRDIFRKFEEDQLSLIMKKEIMTISPDRTIEEAAEIFYTRRFHRLPVVENGRLVGIITPTDLLKIVKDMKTDLTAEDVINTTCVTAYEDEPLTYTIPAMRVSDVTALPVLDAHGKLVGIITDRDLFDDQVKDADALKALGITDEGNLAGYRNVLPLFYAATDKYLEDDRKVKDFMVRNPTTIFKKMNLAEVAKLMLTNDFGQLPVHGTKDDLEGMIYDVDVLKALVK, encoded by the coding sequence ATGGCCAAGACCGTAGCAGACATCATGGTGCCCGCACCCATCGTGGTAGAGGTCCCCGGCACCCGCAACGACGCCATCAACATGATGGTGAGGAACAAGCTCACAGGACTCCCGGTCGTCCGCGCTTCCGACGGCCAGCTCATGGGAATCGTATCGAGGAGGGACATCTTCCGCAAGTTCGAGGAGGACCAGCTCTCGCTCATCATGAAGAAGGAGATCATGACGATCTCCCCGGACAGGACGATAGAGGAGGCAGCGGAGATCTTTTATACAAGGAGGTTCCACAGGCTGCCCGTCGTCGAGAACGGACGTCTCGTGGGTATCATCACGCCCACGGACCTGCTCAAGATCGTCAAGGACATGAAGACCGATCTCACCGCGGAGGACGTCATCAACACAACCTGCGTCACCGCGTACGAGGACGAGCCCCTGACCTACACCATCCCCGCGATGAGGGTCAGCGATGTCACCGCACTGCCCGTACTGGACGCCCACGGGAAGCTCGTGGGTATCATCACGGACCGTGACCTCTTCGACGACCAGGTCAAGGACGCCGATGCGCTCAAGGCACTGGGCATCACCGATGAAGGCAACCTCGCCGGCTACAGGAACGTCCTGCCCCTGTTCTACGCAGCGACGGACAAGTACCTGGAGGATGACAGGAAGGTCAAGGACTTCATGGTCAGGAACCCCACCACCATCTTCAAGAAGATGAACCTGGCGGAGGTCGCGAAGCTCATGCTCACCAACGATTTCGGTCAGCTCCCCGTGCACGGCACCAAGGACGACCTCGAGGGCATGATCTACGATGTCGACGTACTCAAGGCACTTGTGAAGTGA
- a CDS encoding glycyl-tRNA synthetase GlyS has protein sequence MIHVADNSSNDLMSVCKRRGFIWPSFEMYGGVAGMYDYGPLGCALKNNIVEMWRSIYKGREGFVEIDSETVNPREVFKASGHLDNFADLITYCQKCQAPYRADHMVKEFYDNPDVLTPKQLEEAFVEHKVRCPACGGELGPVEEFNLMFRTNIGPGNARVGYLRPETAQGIFVNYSNLYRYNREKLPMGVIQTGRSYRNEIAPRQGMIRMREFNQMEVELFVDPEDKDWARFDEIADNKLDLIPNTTLELTTMTVREAVDKGVIANRVLAYFVYTTKQLLVSLGIDEKRLRFREHEKDEMAHYAADCWDAEVLLSYGWTEIVGIADRGNWDLSRHAQFSGQDLTHFKKFDEPRETEVEKIQPNSKLIGPNFKAKAKAVSEAISAQPPSAIKDGKLRINVDGEDIELGSEYFQVIKRTEKVSGERVIPHVIEPSHGLDRIFYSVLEHAYDYDEKEDYVVLRLAPAVAPIKVGVFPLMEKDGLDDLAQRIYGKVHTSRVEAYYDGSGTIGRRYARMDEVGTPWCITVDYDSLKDGTVTIRDRDTTEQKRIQAEDVPRIIDELLAGRSFDSL, from the coding sequence GTGATCCACGTGGCCGACAACAGCAGCAACGACCTGATGTCCGTCTGCAAACGCAGGGGATTCATCTGGCCCTCCTTCGAGATGTACGGAGGGGTGGCAGGAATGTACGACTACGGCCCCCTCGGATGCGCCCTCAAGAACAACATCGTGGAGATGTGGAGGTCCATCTACAAGGGAAGGGAGGGTTTCGTCGAGATCGACTCCGAGACCGTCAACCCCAGGGAGGTCTTCAAGGCCTCCGGACACCTAGACAACTTCGCGGACCTCATCACATACTGTCAGAAGTGCCAGGCACCCTACAGGGCGGACCACATGGTCAAGGAGTTCTACGACAACCCCGACGTCCTCACGCCCAAGCAGCTGGAGGAGGCCTTCGTAGAGCACAAGGTCAGATGCCCTGCATGCGGCGGAGAGCTCGGACCCGTCGAGGAGTTCAACCTCATGTTCAGGACCAACATCGGTCCCGGAAACGCACGCGTCGGATATTTGAGGCCCGAGACCGCTCAGGGTATATTCGTCAACTATTCCAACCTGTACCGCTACAACAGGGAGAAGCTCCCCATGGGAGTCATCCAGACCGGAAGGAGTTACAGGAACGAGATCGCCCCCAGGCAGGGAATGATCCGTATGAGGGAGTTCAACCAGATGGAGGTCGAGCTCTTCGTGGATCCCGAGGACAAGGACTGGGCGAGGTTCGATGAGATCGCGGACAACAAGCTGGACCTCATCCCGAACACCACGCTCGAGCTCACCACGATGACCGTCAGGGAGGCGGTCGACAAGGGAGTCATCGCTAACCGTGTCCTCGCCTACTTCGTTTACACCACCAAGCAGCTGCTCGTCAGTCTCGGTATTGACGAGAAGAGGCTCAGGTTCAGGGAGCATGAGAAGGACGAGATGGCCCACTACGCGGCGGACTGCTGGGATGCGGAGGTGCTCCTTTCCTACGGCTGGACCGAGATCGTTGGTATCGCCGACAGGGGCAACTGGGATCTCTCCAGGCACGCGCAGTTCTCCGGACAGGACCTCACGCACTTCAAGAAGTTCGACGAGCCCAGGGAGACAGAGGTCGAGAAGATCCAGCCCAACAGCAAGCTCATCGGGCCCAACTTCAAGGCCAAGGCGAAGGCCGTCTCGGAGGCAATATCCGCACAGCCCCCGTCCGCGATCAAGGACGGCAAGCTCAGGATCAACGTCGACGGAGAGGACATCGAGCTCGGCAGCGAGTACTTCCAGGTCATCAAGAGGACCGAGAAGGTCAGCGGCGAGAGGGTCATCCCCCACGTCATCGAACCCTCCCACGGACTCGACAGGATCTTCTATTCCGTGCTCGAGCACGCCTACGACTACGACGAGAAGGAGGACTACGTGGTCCTTAGGCTCGCACCCGCGGTCGCACCCATCAAGGTCGGCGTGTTCCCCCTCATGGAGAAGGACGGATTGGACGATCTGGCACAGAGGATCTACGGCAAGGTCCACACCAGCAGGGTGGAGGCCTACTACGACGGATCCGGGACCATCGGAAGGAGATACGCCCGCATGGACGAGGTCGGTACCCCCTGGTGCATCACGGTGGATTACGATTCCCTCAAGGACGGCACCGTCACCATCAGGGACAGGGACACCACCGAGCAGAAGCGCATCCAGGCCGAGGACGTTCCCAGGATCATCGACGAGCTGCTTGCTGGCAGGTCGTTCGACAGCCTCTGA